The stretch of DNA CCTTGGCGCGCTCGTAGGTGGGACCCCAGTTGGGATTTACGCGAATCCACTGTCCCGGTTTGGCCTTGGATACCGCTTCCTTCATCGTAGCTTCAAACATGCCGAATTGCTCTTTGACCGGCACGTTCGGCAAATATCGCGAGATAATGTCGCTATCATTCGGGAAAACATGCCGGAAAGCGCGAGGCTCGGTCCACATCCAGTCGACTGGATGCTCGTGGGTCATGATGAAGCTCGGCAGCACTTCCCGCCCCTTGAGGTCGAGCTGCTGCGTCTGCGGTCCCGCGAGCGCTCGGATATCCGCATTGTTCCCGATTTCAAAAACTTTTCCGTCCCGGACCGCCATGGCCTGCGCGATGGTGCCAACATTCGACGTGAACGAGGTGTCGTTCATGGTTACGATTTTCCCGTTGTAGAGAATCATCGTTGGATAGTTCACCAGCTTCGCGGGGGCGCTCACGTTCTGCGCCCATCCAGCCGGAATGTACAAAATCACGCTGCAAACTATCGACAGAAATAAATTCTTCATAGCCAGGCTCCCTTTCTTTGTTGCTTTGCGCCTGCGCACAGGCGGTTGAATGATGGCGCTCCCGGGACGGTAACCGTCCCGGGAGCGCCGATTCCCGGTTCCATCAATACTCGAATTTCACCGCCAACTGAATCAGCCGTGATTGGCCATTGATTCTGGTGATCAGTCCAATTTTCGTGTTCAACTTGCAGCCTGAATTTGACTCCCGCCCAGGCGCGAACCGCTGTGGCCAAGACAAAGTTCTCGCGCGCCTTCGCGCTGATGCAAGTATTTAGCACCCCGGAAATTTCTTGTCAAGGCATTTCCGTAATTATCTCTTGACAACATAACGGGAGGCGAGGTATACCGTTGCACAAGTAGCCGTATCATGGAAGACTGATCGGCTCGGGACAGGACGTTAACGCGGGAAGCCATCATGTTTTTTGTTATGCGTCGCAGGTTTTGGTCAGGTTCTTAGCGGGGAGCCGAACATCATCGAGCAAGGCCATCGCTGGGCGTCCGGCCCGCTGGCGGGTTGGATTGCGCGGGCAGCTTTATTGCCAGCCGTCCCGCTCTCTGCGATTTTGGCTCAACGGATTGTTGCCCGCTCACGTTTCCCCTGGGACACATTTAGGTGCCGTCCCAGGTAGGGTTGGGCAGTCATTGCCCCGGTGGCTTACACCTATAGCCAACACTAGGAGGGGTAATGCGGGTTGTGGCGTCTGCCGTGCGGAATCGAGCGCGCACGAATGGAATCTTGCGGCCTTGCACTCTGGATCGGGGATGGAGGAGGAGAACTCACATGACAGGACAAATACTTTTACGAAGTCTGGCAGCCCTTGTATTACTGGCTGGTGGCACTCTGCTGGCGCAGGGGACCATGGGGGCGATTTCGGGGACGGTGCGGGATACCTCCGGTGCGGTCGTTCCCGGCGCCTCTCTCACCCTCCGCAACGTGGCCACGGGAATTGTTCGGAGTGTGGTCACCGACAACCAAGGCCGCTACCGGGCACAGGAACTCTCGCTCGGCGGATACGATGTGAACGTGCAGGCGGAAGGTTTCCAGAGTCTGCTCCGCAGCGGCATCGAGATGACCATCGGCCGGCAGGCGGTGCTGGATTTCACAATGCAGTTGGGCTCGGTTTCCGAGCAAGTTACGGTCAGCGGGGAAGCCCCACTGCTCGAGACCACCAACTCCACGGTGGCCGACCTGGTAACGGAGACACAGATGCGCGAGCTGCCGCTGAATGGCCGCAGCTTCACGGACCTGACCGCCATCCAGCCAGGCGTCGTAACGGACATGGATATTCCGCAGAGCACGCTGAAAGGCGGCGGCCGAATCACCATGAACGGCGCCCGGCCGCAACAGAGCCTTTACTTGCTGGACGGCATCGAAATTAGCGATCCCATCAACAATACTCCGCCGGTCAGCGTGCTGGGCCAGACGCTGGGTGTCGACACCATTCGCGAATTTACGGTCTTGCAGACCAATTACGGTTCGCAGTACGGCCGGGCCATCGGCGGAATCGTCAGTGCCGTTACCCGCTCGGGAACGAATGCCATTCACGGCAGCGTGTTTGAATTTATGCGCAGCGAGAAGCTGGACGCCAAAAACTTTTTCGATGTCGCTAAAAATACTATCCCGCCCTTCAAGCGCAATCAATTCGGCGGCACGGCGGGCGGGCCGATCATGAAAGACAACACTTTTTTCTTCGGCTCCTATGAAGGCTTGCGGCAAAGCCTGGGAACCACCGACTTTGGATCGGTTCTGACGGATGAGGCCCGTGCGGGACGAATTACTAATTGTCCCGCGGGAAGAGTGACCTGCACGAAGGAAGAGGCGACCGTCACGGAAACTCTGCCTCGCGGGCTATTTCCAGACATGGCTCCCTTCCTGGGTTTGATTCCCCGCGGCAATGGCTTGTACCTGAATGACGGCGTTCAGGAGTTTCGCGGCAGCCGGATACAATCCGGCCGGGAAAACTACTACATGACCCGCATCGATCAGCGAGTAAGTAGCAATGACAATGTCTTCGGGCGGCTGGTGCTCGATCACAGCAGCAAAGAGTTGCCGGACGCTCAGTTCCTGGGCGACAGCAAGACTCATCCCACTAATAATGAGTGGGGCACTTACCGTTTTGTCACCCTGGACTGGACGCGCATCCTCTCGTCCACGGTGCTGAACTCCGCGCGTTTCGGGTTTACGCGCAATACCAGCAATCAGTGTCAGTGCATCGGCGAGCCTGGGGGAGAGCGCACCGACGTCGACGAATTTCCAGGGCTGCCGTCGCAATTCCAGGTGGTGCCCGGAGTGCCCTGGGGCGGCAACTGGGGAATTCCCGGAGTGCTCATACCAGGCGGACACAATGGTCCGGGCACGTTCGTCGCCGGAGCTTATCTGGCCAGCCCCGTGCAGTTTGTGACCAACACGTACAGTTACTACGACTCCATTCATATTACTCACGGCCGACACTCCCTGGAGTTAGGCGCCGATGTGCGGCGGTATCAAGAGAACGTCGATCGCACCACCTGGGTGCATGGCATCGCCGCCTGGTACGCCCCCATGAAGAACTTTCTGACGGCGGGCCAGCGCGCTTCAGGCTACTGCACGGGTATCGCCACGGACTGCCGCGGCATCAGCAGCGCGACCATTGCGCACACCCTCACATCGGACAACAGGTACGAGCGGGGAGATACCTACCGGGGATACCGGCAGAGTTACTTCTCCTGGTATGCGCAGGATGATGTCACTGTACGGACGAACCTCACTTTGAACCTGGGCGTGCGCTGGGAAAGACTCACTGCTCCCGTGGAAGTCAACCGAAAGATGGCTTCCATTCTGGATGTCCTACGCGACCCCGGCTACACCCAATTGGGAGACAAGCCGATGTTCCGGCTCCATGACATTCTCGGCGGCTTCGCGCCGCGAATCGGCTTTGCCTATAGCCCCGACAAAGTTACATCCGTGCGCGCGGGCTTTGGTTTGTTCAAGGAAATGCCGCTGTTCTATCAGTACTCGGTCGCGCTGTTCCACCCTCCGCAAGCCAACCGGATCAATTTGCGCGACATCACCACCTGGCCCAATCCGTTGCTGGGAATTGATCCCCGCACGGGCACGCTGCAACCTACGGTCATCACCTATGATTACAAGTATCCTTACGCCATGCAGTGGAACCTTGGGTTCGAGCGCCAGTTTGGACAGAACTGGGTGGCCCGCGCCACTTACATTGGGACCCGGGGCGTCGATCTCGGTTCGGTGGTCAATGAAGTCCAGCCGGTGTTGAGCAAGGATGCTGCGGGAAGGGAATTTACCGCGCGCCTGGCGCCTTCTCAGAATCCGGCCCTGGACAGCACCAGAACATTTGCCAATATTGGGGATGGCTGGTACAACGCGCTGCAAACGCGAATCCAGAAGCGGTTCAGTGGTGGGCTGGAGGCGAGCGCTTCCTACACCTGGTCGAAAAACCTGTCGGCAGCGGCGGGCCTGGGTGTTACCGGAGGAGAGTTCGGCTCCTTCGGAGGAGGCTTCCAAGCCACCAATCTTTGGGACTACAAGAACTTTGACCGCGGCCGCGCCGACCAGGACGTGCCCCACAATTTCAACCTAAACTTTACCTACGACCTTCCGGTGGGCGAGGGCATGACTTTCGGCTCCACTATGGGCAAAGTCGCCAATTCGCTGCTGGGAGGCTGGCAGATCAACGGAGTCTTCACCAAGCGGTCCGGTCTGCCGAAGGATATCGCCGGCGGAGGCTATTCCACCACTCAATATTGCCGCTGCGTGGTCCGGCCCAACCTGAAAGCCGGGGGAGACAATAACCCCGTTATCGGAGAGCTGGATCACTGGTTCGACGAATCACAGTTTGAGTTGGTCCCGGCGGGTTATTTTGGGAACCTGGGCAAAAACACTCTGAGCGGTCCCGGCCTCTCCAAGATGGATATCTCGTTGTTCAAGACCGTTCCGGTGGCGGAGGGCAAGAAACTGCAGTTCCGGGCGGAATTTTTCAATTTCCCCAATCATCCAAATTTCGCCGCGCCCGATACCACCGTGTTCAACACGCAGGGGCAGTTGAGCGAGAATCGCGGGCGGATCACCTCTACCGTAGGCACTTCGCGGCAGATTCAAGTGGCTTTGAAATTCGAGTTTTAGACAGCGCAATGCAACAAGGGGGACGATCGATGCAAAACGCGAAATTGTCAGGCGCCTGTTTATTCATGTTGATGACTCTCTTTCACTCCTTGGGAATATCTCAAACCACCACCGCCACTCTGACCGGCATTGTGACGGATGAGAGTGGAGCCGTGCTTCCCCAGGCGGAACTGAGAGTGACGAACACCGCCACAGGAGTTGCGCGCACCGTGGCAACCGATGCCGCGGGGAGATATTTAGTCTCCCAGCTTCCGCCGGGACCCTATGAACTGGTAGTGACCATGGCGGGCTTTGACACGCTCGCGCGCCGGGGAATTACCCTGGCGTTGGGCCAGGAGGCCAGTCTGACCCTGACCATGCGAGTAGGGTCGGTCAATGAGCAGGTTACCGTAACAGGGGAAGCGCCCGTCGTCAATACCAGCACCAGCGCGCTTACGGCGGTGATGGAACAGAAACGAATTCTGGAACTCCCGCTCAACAGCCGCGATTTTAAGATGCTGGCGCTGGTGCAGCCCGGGGTTTCCAACGGGCGCAGGACCACGGGTCAACTAGGCACGCTCAGCATATCGATGTCCGGCTCGCGGCCCGAGCAGACAGGGTATCTCCTGGACGGGACCAATATTAAAAGCGGTTCCGGGGCGCCAAGCAATGCCGCCAACGTCATGTTGGGCGTCGAGTCGGTGCAGGAATTCCAGGTGCTGACGAGCAACTACAGCGCGGAATTCGGAGGGTCCTCGGGCGGCCTAATGAGCATGATCACTAAATCGGGCACCAACCAACTGCATGGGAGTCTTTACTACAGCCTTCGCAACAGCGCTCTGGACGCGCGCGATTTCTTTGTAAAGAAGAAGGACGTATTCGCCCGCAACCAGTTTGGGGGCGCCGCGGGAGGTCCGGTCAAACGGGAACACACATTTTTCTTCTTTAATTATGAAGGATTGCTGAATCGGCAAACGAGGAGTGCGCAAGTGTTTGTTCCCGATGACAACACGCATCTGGGAAGGCTTCCCAATGGGACGCAGGTACAGGTGGCGCAGTCCATCCGCCCGTACTTGGATCTGTGGCCGCGCGCCAACGGCCCGCTGGTTTTGAACAATGGTTTGCCCACCGGGAGCGCCACCCTGAATTCCTCCGGCGCCAACCCCATCACGGTCAATTATTATCAGGGACGGGTGGACCAGCAAATCACCGATGAGCACTCGATCTTTACCCGCGTGACGTTTGACCGTGGGAGCAGGATTACGCCAGGGGCCTTCGGCGAGGCGTATTCATCCACCAACGCCAGCAGCGGCAAGAGCTACGCCACCGTGCAGCACCAGTACATCATCACGCCACGGCTGGTGGCCAGCACTCGCATGAGTTTCAATCGCAGCACCTCTCAGGGCAGCCTGCTGCTTGGCGGGGATTACCCGCAGAATCTTAAACTCATCCTGGACCTCCCCCCCAGCTTTACGTTTCCAGGCGTTACCCGGTGGGACCCCGCCACCGCGGGAGCGAAAGGTGCGGACCAGGTGTGGCAATTTCAGGAAACCATTGCCTATGTGCGCGGCGCGCATTCGATAAAAGCAGGAGTGGATATTCAGCAACTGAGAAGCAACTCCGCCTCCGTCAGTGATGCCTCGCTGGGTGGCAATTTTGGATGGAACACCCTGCAGGATTTTCTCACCGACGCCCGCATGTCAACTCTCGAAATCAAAGCGGGAGGAAGTTCCCACCGTAGCTTTACGCAAAAAGTTTTCGGATTGTATTTTCAAGACGACTGGACGTTCCGCCGAGGCCTTACCCTGAACCTGGGGGTGCGCTATGAACCCTTTACGACTCCGGCGGAAAAGCATAATCGGGTATCCGTGGTGAAGGATTGGGTGCATGCCACTTCCTTTGACGTGGGAGTGCCCTTCTGGGATAACCCGTCGCTCAAGAATTTTTCGCCGCGTGTGGGCTTTGCCTGGGATCCCACGGGCGCTGGCAAAACGGCGGTTCGCGGGGGCTTTGGCCTGTTCGATGTGCTGCTTCTGCCCCAACACTACTCCACCCCCGCCACGAAGAATCCTCCCTTCATCGCCACCATCGTAACTGTGCAAGGGAACCTTGCCACGGTACTAACGGATGTGGCGCGAGTTGCTCCGACGGTTATGACCCCGGTGATGAGTCCTGACAGCTTTATGGAAATCACGCAGTGGGACCTCGACACCAGCTATGAAATGAAGATGAACCTGTCCGTGGAACGGCAGTTGGGACAGAATCTCTCCGTGTCCGCCTCCTACATCGGCGGCAGGGGCGTCCACCTGTGGCGCAACCTTGATGTGAACACCGTTGCCAGTATCGAGGTGGACGGACGTCCGTTTGTAATTGATACCATCGCCCGCACGGACGGGTATCCAGCCTTGCTTGGTCAAGGTCCAACCCTGCGTGTCAATCCCAACACCGGCGTGGGGACGAGCCGGGCATCCGACGCGCAGTCTTTCTACAACGCGCTTCAGCTACAAGTGAAAAAGCGTTTGAGCCGGGGATTGCAGTTGGGGGGTTGGTACACCTGGTCTAAGAATGTGGATGACACCACCACCAGCACCGGCAACCTGGACTTCAATGATTTCCAGACCAGCCAGCCCTATAACCCCAAATCCGACCGTGCTCGATCGTCTCTTCATATTGGTCAGAACATGGTCGTCAATGGCGTTTATCAGATTCCATCGCTCATTCAGTCTGGTTTCGCTTCCCACCTGCTCGGCGGATGGCAGGTCTCGAGTATATTCTCGGCGTCCGACGGGGTGCCGTTTGCCACTCTTATTTCCGGGCGGAATGCTCCCGACAAGTCGCGCAGCACGGGAAGAGGACGCCCCGACTTGGTGGCCGGCCGCAGTAACCGCGACATCACTTCGGGAACTACCGCGGGTTGCACGCTGGTCAACGGAATTCCGGGTCCCTATAATGCCTCCGCATTGCCGGCAGCCCTCTCGGTGGCGCCCGGCCAGAAACTGGGAACTCCGGAGCTTTATTTCGATCCTTGCGCGTTCCGTTTGCCGCCCGCCGGCTTCTACGGCAATGAAGGCCGCAATATTCTGGTCGGGCCTGGACTGGTCAATTTCGATTTCAGCCTGCTCAAGAGCGTGCCGCTGGGGATTGGCGAGGGAACTCGTCTGGAATTTCGGGCGGACATCTTCAACATTTTCAATCGAACCCAATTTTCAATACCTTCCACCGCGCAGGTTACGGTTCTCAATCCCGCTCCCGCTGCGCGCTCATACATTGCAAGTGCGGGGAGAATCTCCACTACTGCAAATCCACCGAGGAGTTTACA from Acidobacteriota bacterium encodes:
- a CDS encoding TonB-dependent receptor, yielding MQQGGRSMQNAKLSGACLFMLMTLFHSLGISQTTTATLTGIVTDESGAVLPQAELRVTNTATGVARTVATDAAGRYLVSQLPPGPYELVVTMAGFDTLARRGITLALGQEASLTLTMRVGSVNEQVTVTGEAPVVNTSTSALTAVMEQKRILELPLNSRDFKMLALVQPGVSNGRRTTGQLGTLSISMSGSRPEQTGYLLDGTNIKSGSGAPSNAANVMLGVESVQEFQVLTSNYSAEFGGSSGGLMSMITKSGTNQLHGSLYYSLRNSALDARDFFVKKKDVFARNQFGGAAGGPVKREHTFFFFNYEGLLNRQTRSAQVFVPDDNTHLGRLPNGTQVQVAQSIRPYLDLWPRANGPLVLNNGLPTGSATLNSSGANPITVNYYQGRVDQQITDEHSIFTRVTFDRGSRITPGAFGEAYSSTNASSGKSYATVQHQYIITPRLVASTRMSFNRSTSQGSLLLGGDYPQNLKLILDLPPSFTFPGVTRWDPATAGAKGADQVWQFQETIAYVRGAHSIKAGVDIQQLRSNSASVSDASLGGNFGWNTLQDFLTDARMSTLEIKAGGSSHRSFTQKVFGLYFQDDWTFRRGLTLNLGVRYEPFTTPAEKHNRVSVVKDWVHATSFDVGVPFWDNPSLKNFSPRVGFAWDPTGAGKTAVRGGFGLFDVLLLPQHYSTPATKNPPFIATIVTVQGNLATVLTDVARVAPTVMTPVMSPDSFMEITQWDLDTSYEMKMNLSVERQLGQNLSVSASYIGGRGVHLWRNLDVNTVASIEVDGRPFVIDTIARTDGYPALLGQGPTLRVNPNTGVGTSRASDAQSFYNALQLQVKKRLSRGLQLGGWYTWSKNVDDTTTSTGNLDFNDFQTSQPYNPKSDRARSSLHIGQNMVVNGVYQIPSLIQSGFASHLLGGWQVSSIFSASDGVPFATLISGRNAPDKSRSTGRGRPDLVAGRSNRDITSGTTAGCTLVNGIPGPYNASALPAALSVAPGQKLGTPELYFDPCAFRLPPAGFYGNEGRNILVGPGLVNFDFSLLKSVPLGIGEGTRLEFRADIFNIFNRTQFSIPSTAQVTVLNPAPAARSYIASAGRISTTANPPRSLQFGLKVSF